The Rhopalosiphum maidis isolate BTI-1 chromosome 1, ASM367621v3, whole genome shotgun sequence genome has a segment encoding these proteins:
- the LOC113554176 gene encoding uncharacterized protein LOC113554176: MNTLDDGDRESSSPLDFGVADVITTTIVYLTCTVAVYVLCTFVEDAVDEPAAQTPDGTGTPAAAPPSASVASETSVAGTGASGSATASRPPPTHAPTQSWPTPPDAGQPPAETGDTAQATVPEDMGREKRRR; the protein is encoded by the coding sequence ATGAACACGTTGGACGACGGTGACCGCGAATCCAGTTCGCCACTGGACTTTGGCGTGGCGGACGTGATAACGACCACTATCGTGTACCTGACGTGCACCGTCGCGGTATACGTGCTGTGCACATTCGTCGAAGACGCCGTTGACGAACCGGCCGCGCAAACGCCAGACGGCACCGGCACACCAGCCGCGGCACCGCCGTCGGCGTCAGTAGCGTCGGAGACGTCAGTCGCGGGAACAGGAGCCAGTGGATCCGCTACAGCGTCGCGTCCGCCACCGACGCACGCGCCTACTCAGTCGTGGCCGACGCCGCCGGACGCGGGCCAACCGCCGGCGGAAACGGGAGACACGGCGCAGGCAACGGTACCGGAAGACATGGGACGCGAGAAACGCCGACGGTGA